TGAACCACGCTTGATGAAGCGGAGGGAGATGTCCATTTGGGCGCGcattgaaaagtgaaaagacGAGAGACTCAAAATTCCAATcttgatgaaaaagagaaaaaacatcTCAGCCGTCCTTCAAACGTCACGTCATCAATCCGCATCTCAGTCTACAAAAAATGGAAGGTCCACGTCATCGATCCGCGCGAAACTCTCCGAACCAATAAGAACGCGAAAAcccttttatatattaattaatcatgGCTACAGACATTTCTCATTAACAACTTCACCCATTCTTCATTCTAGCCATTCGAATTCCCAATCTAAAACCCTAATACCTTCAAAGAACCAAGTAGTGAATCAGTGATGGCACCTAAGGCAGAGAAGAAGCCAGCGGAGAAGAAGCCCGCGGAGGAGAAGAAGTCGACGGTGGGAGACAAGGCTCCGGCGGAGAAGAGGCCGAAGGCCGGAAAGAAGCTTCCGAAGGAGGGAGGAGCCGGCGGAGAAGgggggaagaagaaaaagaggaacaagAAGAGCGTGGAGACGTACAAGATATACATATTCAAGGTACTGAAGCAGGTCCACCCTGACATTGGTATCTCAAGCAAGGCCATGGGAATCATGAACAGCTTCATCAACGACATCTTCGAGAAGCTTGCTCAGGAATCTTCCAGACTTGCCCGCTACAACAAGAAGCCCACCATCACTTCAAGGGAAATCCAGACCGCGGTCAGGCTTGTGCTTCCCGGTGAATTGGCCAAGCACGCCGTTTCTGAGGGTACCAAGGCCGTCACCAAGTTCACCAGCTCATGAACCGACTATTATTTGGATTTTGTTTCTGGTTGCACACACAAATCTGTTCTATGTATCTGGAGACTTATGTTTGGATTTTGATCAGTAATTGTGCATGAACGTTGTAGGGGTGCTGATATAGTTAGTATATTCTTGGTATGGTACATGGAGTGGGCTGTTTCAGTATTAATGCATTTAAGATTCTCTAACATGTTCGTttatggaataattttttttttatgttgattactTTAATTCCGCTATCTGGTACGAACAGGACATTTTGGGATGACTTTTCTTTTGGGGTTGTAGGGGTTGGTGTGCACACAGTTGGGGTGTCAACCCCTTCAACCTTCTGGCTCAACTCCTTTgtgctaaaaaaaatagaaagtttaCTAGAGTCTCAACCTCAAGCGGAAAATACTGTAGTCCTTAAGATGAACTAACAATCATTTGAACTCGGACACGAAAAACTTGATGAATTAACCATACTTACAAActgtgaaatttaatttttaaccgATGAAACTATTTTAGCTGCTGGAATACACTTGCAGATCCGATTAGAAGTAACTTAACACATGGTACGACCAGTAAATTACTCCAAGTCCAAGAAGGAAATTTAAATGTACTCTGTTTCACTCTTAAGTTGTCACCGGTGGGGAATGGGATGGCTCAgaacaattttatttgaaagtgCTTTATTGTGTTTCGGGTATCAATTGAAAGTTCACAGTTATGCGTGTAATCAGTGCACTAGTGAGTCACAGCGCTCTTATTTTCCCTTTACCTCGATTTCTATGCACGCGCCACCATTCAACAACTAAGTTATTTGTCGTAGGTCTTCTCCAACTTCTTAAATTTAtcctttaattatatttattactaACAATAATTGTAGTTTGAGTTTTGTTATTTGGtctactattttaaattttaactgtTTTGTTTTGGAACAAAGGGCTTTCCTACAATGCCAATCAACTGGTTCTCAGAGATACTTTTGGGCAACACGGTGAAATCATTGAAGGTAAAATCAAAGATCTTTTTCTCGTACTTTGGCTTCCCAaattggttatatatataattatgttgcaaccaattctttatttttccgTTTGCAGCTAAAGTACTATGTGATCACGTGACCGGGAAATCAAGGGGGTATCGATTTGTTCGGTTCATTTCTGAAACTACTGCCACCACATCTCGCAAAGAAATGAATGGccaagtatttattttttattttcccaatTTGTTTAATATGAATTCACTTGTATATATGATTGTCTTAAAATTATGTGGGTTTTTTTTTGGCATCAACGTTTGCTCTATTTCATCTAACGTTGTTATAAGTGCATCTTGTTCCTTATTGTTTCAGATACTGGATCTCATTTTTCTTCCCTTCCAAATTGGGAGGAGTGATATGGAACAAAGAgtaactttttataaaattacttgTCTATCCTTACTCCCTAATTACTCTCATTCAATACCCCTCTCAAAACAAAATGCAGCAGTCGGATGACTTTGAGAGCTGAGAGCTCCATCACTATTTCAATGTTGACGATCCACTGCACCGCTCAAGGTAATTTTCCCCCTTCCTCGTATTCTATGTAATTCATGAGCATTATTGCCTGCtgtattttctttatcttctaatGGGAATGAATGAAAGATCCAGACTTTAGGATATCACAGGGTTTgacaattcttcatttgatgtACCTTATATGTGCCACAATGTGGGCATTCTTTGAATTAAGGAAAATGTAATTGGAcaacatttatttatgtttcacGAATTCACACCTTGAAAGTTTTCGGTGTAGTTAACCGATCTTTGGACTTATACAAGTCATGTACATCAATGGAGCTGGATATTTAGCTCAGACAACGATCCTTttttaatgagatttttttcGAGACACATTATGTTTATGTTAAAAGCTTTTTCTGGTTTTCTGCAACTAACAATGCTGATTTGGATTGTTTGTATATACATCAGGAGATCTAGTTTTTAACATCTTAGGGGGCTATACCTTGTGCCTCTGTATAGTTCTGAACAAAGGGGCTAAAAGGAAATTCATACAATGATTAAATCCGATTTGTGGTATGAATGGGGAAAGTGAAGTGTGCTGTTAAatgcttttaccttttgttaaTTTGATTGGTACTGTTAGATGTTTAAGTGACTCTGCTGTTCTTCTAACAATGGATTGGCGTTTGTGTATGTTTTAATGCAATTGTGTCGTTTGTCTTTCTAACAACGAAAATGAATGTTTTTTGATAAGTCATACATCCTTTTTcatcataattatatattgcagttcatatttttaaaaataaggctAATATAGCTATAAAACAATTTATTCCCATTCTTTTCCTTACCTAGACAATGAAATGGAAATTTTGCTCTAAACAATGGAATGAAAGTTTTATTCCATTAAGgtccatttaattttaatccattCTATTCTATTAATCTTTTTTCATCGATGCAAACATAGTCTTACAGTAACTCCATCTGAGGTGCTCTAGTGCACTGAGCTTAATAAGAGCTATTTAACAAGAGTCCTGGAGCCTTATGGAGGTGCCTAATATGTTTGGGTGAGAAAGAGATGTTAGACTGGATTATGTACTTTTAGTAATGGATTTAGCTATTCAAGTAATAATCATAGCAGTAGTGTAGATAACTTGTAAAATGAATCTGCAGATATTGCAAaatagaatgattatttatctgTTTAGCGTTCTCATTGATAGGTGAGTGGAACGCAGAACTAATCGGCCAGATCTCTTCGCACAACCTTTAATGCCAGAGATTTCTTGGCAATGCACATTCATAACTGATTTGCAACCTATTTGCAGGCATTTAACTGTAAAAAAGGGGTAGACTGCGTGTACTGTACACTGTTTTAgactaatttttttacatttaatttaGCTTATCTAATTGTATAAACTCTAGTCTCCTGTAAAATGAAAATCTTTTGGTTAATCTCTGTTTTACAAAAGTCAttcattttaatccttttaCATTTTTCACGGTCATTTTGCATCCAAAAGAAATTGTTTTGTCAAGTTAAGAATCGGAACTTGTCTTtgaaatatttcaaatatattttgaaatctgAACCTGTCAATTAACTTCAAAGAGCACAATATGCTCAAAATTCTTAGATGTTACCATCAACAAAATCAAGATATAACGTGCAGTGTCTAGTAGGATTTTTTTCGAACATGCATCGTGTGAGGCCGTTGTTCTTTCTTATCGCTATCATCCTACAATATTTCAAGCCTGATTAATCATTACAAAGCAACCAAATATTTCTACTAAAAAATGCTGAAGGGATCCAAACAATACATCAATATTGCTTGTACATgcttttttgatttattttcctatacattttcttataaattttgtgataaagTATTTGGATAGTGTTTgaattatattcaaattttccaattccatattttttttgaaggcaaaacatttcaataattaatagaAATAGACAGCCACAAGCAGTAACCGCCATACCTCAAAATTTACACGAATCATTACTGCTATAAAAAACAGCACCCCCCTGCACTAAACATGACCCGCCTGCACATTGCGCACATTGAACCCCCCTGCACTAAACATGACCCGCTAAAGACCGAATAAAAATCAGAAATTACTTGAAACTTCACGATGGCATAATAACGAAACTAACACTCCCCAACATTCAGCATAAAGAAAGCCTTCATATAATGTGGaatcaaatttgtgaattacaTTATAAGGAAatcaaattcataattaaagataaagtgGAGGATGAATTTTGCCAAATTAAAAAGTAA
Above is a window of Glycine soja cultivar W05 chromosome 12, ASM419377v2, whole genome shotgun sequence DNA encoding:
- the LOC114380475 gene encoding probable histone H2B.1, with protein sequence MAPKAEKKPAEKKPAEEKKSTVGDKAPAEKRPKAGKKLPKEGGAGGEGGKKKKRNKKSVETYKIYIFKVLKQVHPDIGISSKAMGIMNSFINDIFEKLAQESSRLARYNKKPTITSREIQTAVRLVLPGELAKHAVSEGTKAVTKFTSS